A region from the Hypericibacter adhaerens genome encodes:
- a CDS encoding branched-chain amino acid ABC transporter permease, whose amino-acid sequence MSAVAAPANPSRNLLNLAGIAILLLGAFVVLPLVGSGYLFDAILTPFLALSLAALGLNLLTGYAGQVSLGSAAFLAVGAYAAYNFNLRVPGLPLLGSLVLGGLTSAAVGILFGLPSLRLRGFYLAVSTLAAQFFVQWALNKFGWFSNGNSSGVIGAPPLTVAGLSFDSPVGRYLFSLAIVTLTTFAAWRLVNSQTGRNFVAIRDQETAAKVLGVPVLGTKLLAFAASSFIIGVAGVLWAFAYVRTVEPDGFDLDRSFQILFIIIIGGLGSIRGAFLGAAFMVVFPLLLSRVGQTLLGGLFDSGVLENSQKIVIGSLIILFLIAEPLGFSALLDRLKSRVLPRTRPA is encoded by the coding sequence ATGAGCGCCGTCGCAGCGCCTGCGAACCCGTCGCGCAATCTCCTCAATCTGGCCGGCATCGCGATCCTGCTTCTGGGGGCGTTCGTCGTTCTGCCCCTGGTCGGATCGGGCTATCTCTTCGACGCGATCTTGACGCCGTTCCTGGCGCTGTCGCTGGCGGCACTGGGTCTCAACCTCCTCACCGGCTATGCCGGCCAGGTGTCGCTGGGCTCGGCGGCCTTTCTCGCGGTCGGGGCCTACGCCGCCTACAACTTCAACCTGCGGGTCCCGGGCCTGCCTCTGCTGGGCAGCCTGGTGCTCGGCGGCCTCACCTCGGCTGCTGTCGGCATCCTCTTCGGTTTGCCGAGCCTGCGTCTTCGCGGCTTCTATCTCGCCGTCTCGACCCTGGCCGCCCAGTTCTTCGTCCAGTGGGCGCTCAACAAGTTCGGCTGGTTCTCGAACGGCAATTCCTCGGGCGTCATCGGCGCGCCACCTCTGACGGTTGCCGGCCTGTCCTTCGACAGCCCCGTCGGCCGCTACCTCTTTTCGCTCGCCATCGTCACCTTGACGACGTTCGCCGCCTGGCGGCTGGTGAATTCGCAGACGGGTCGCAACTTCGTCGCCATCCGCGACCAGGAGACCGCGGCCAAGGTCCTGGGTGTGCCCGTGCTGGGCACCAAGCTCCTGGCCTTCGCCGCATCCTCCTTCATCATCGGCGTGGCCGGCGTGCTCTGGGCCTTCGCCTATGTGCGCACGGTGGAGCCCGATGGCTTCGATCTCGACCGGTCGTTCCAGATTCTCTTCATCATCATCATCGGCGGGCTGGGCTCGATCCGCGGCGCCTTCCTGGGCGCGGCTTTCATGGTCGTCTTCCCTCTCCTCCTGTCGCGCGTCGGCCAGACGCTTCTGGGCGGGTTGTTCGATTCGGGCGTGCTCGAGAACAGCCAGAAGATCGTCATCGGCTCTCTGATCATTCTCTTCCTCATCGCCGAGCCGCTCGGTTTTTCGGCGCTTCTCGACCGCCTGAAGTCGCGGGTTCTTCCCAGGACCCGCCCCGCCTGA